The genome window CCCTGTGGAAGGCTGAGCCGAGAGGATCACAGACTCACAAATAGGAGGATTAAAATAATCAATAGGCTTCACTCTCCTttccagcaccacacacacacacacacacacacacacacacacacacatacatacatatgttCTGCCTGGTCACATGCACACCCCCGTACACTCAAGACATACAGACACATGTAGACTTTCAATTACTCACACATTTCCATGCATAAACACTGATTTGTATGAACCCATACACACAAAAGTAATgattctgcacacacacacacacaaacatatacatctATCTTAGTGCTAATGAGGGGTATGCGGAGACTGGCGGAGACGGAGAATAGGAGCAAAAGGTCAAAGAGAAGAATTCACCAGACAGCGCGTTTCTGTCTTTGGAACAATGTGAAATGGATGTTTCTGGGATATATTATTAAAGGAATACCTTAGATCTTGGCAATGAGACCCTTTATTTACTTCCCGAGAGTCAGATGAACTTCTGGATACCAtttctgcgtgcagtttgaaggaagctaataactagcgcaattgctaactagcaatagcgcaatgactggaagtctatatgGGTATCTGCTAACATGTGCAATGACTAGAATtctatgctagcagatacccatagacttccagtcattgcactaatgctagttagcattggctcgcaaaactaacTCTAAGGCTGCGTTTCAAACACATAAAAGTCACACCCTCCTCCACTTAGCCTCACCTTATGCACTTGGGGGAAATCCCTGCGGCCATCTTTGTAgacggtccaaatgattagccaagcatgGGAAGTTGGCAACacaagcccctcagccctcgtttttgatcgagtttgcgagtgtacaattatgttcactccggtgCCTGAAACGCMGCATAATTTAATTTGCGGTGATTGTACAtctgctaagaaaagtcagccaaaacttaGAACCAATATTAATATGGAGAAATCAACATACAAGTGTATGTAAAAaagaatgtaaataagttagaaattgtgctactaatgcacatgacggctcAAACACGTATcataaaagtaatgatgtttttgtttggttagcttttggaaacgtTAGCTTGCGTGTACAACTTCCCTGACATCACACTTATAGATTGTAATTTTCGATATACCTGATATAGTCGGATGGCTAACATTCGATGTCTGCGGAGGCTTTGTCTTCTAGCCAAGATAtgaaatgcaatcataattgactgtagcgcatataatgCACACACAACAGCTACCAGTGGTTTCatgatgactgaaaacacaaccgtgggatgaacgagtgacaaATTTCCAGGCAAGAAAATGTTAAATTAATTCATTCTTCCCTCGCACCTTGCCCTGCAATTATCAACTTGTCAGAGGTCATGAtatgtcatcagaagtgtccacttaatttgagggctgaggggagagggtgtgtcttttaagtgtttggaatgcagcctaacttccttcatactgacacagagacataacaatggtatccacaagttaatctaactctggggaagtgaataaagggcctcattgccaaaatctttttatcctttgcttatttgtgcagattttttttttaccagggtagcctaatggttagaacgttgggccagtaaccaaagctgacaaggtaaaaatctgttctgcccctgaagaaggcagttaacccactgttccctggtaggccgtcattgtaaataagaatttgttcttaactgacttgcctagttaaataaaggttcaataaaataaaaaaacagggaGACCACAAGATGGACATCTCTTTTTTAATGCTTGTTTTTATgtagaaaatacatatttataaTGTGGTAATGATTTTTCTCATCCCATGTCAAAACATAACTTAGAAAGGTAAGCCTACATTACATTCAATGTGCGCTCTCTGGTGTCCGTGTTKAAAACGATGCAGACATTATTACGCACTTATCTTTATGCAATGACGCCACCTATTGTATATTTACTGCAACTACAGTGGCAGTAATGGGCCCACCGACTGCAGTATCTTCTTTCCACCACCAGGTCGCTGTCATTCTGCAGACAAAGATGGCGGTGCGGAAGAAAGACGGCGGCCCGAACGTAAAATATTTCGAAACGTCTGATACCGTCTCGCAATTCGACAATGTCCGCGTTTGGTTGGGCAAGAATTATAAAAAGGTACTGCCTGTTTTTTTGCTAAAGTAATAAATACACGCATTCATATTATCATAAATGAAGGAGGGCAATCCTAACAGCAAAACGAGTGagcaaagagaaaggagaaggagggtGTGAGATGAGATGGGTTGCAGGATAGTTCAGCGGTTTAATCCACACATTCACGAGACGGAAACAAAAGGATGCTGCGAAAACGTCTTGGGGAAATGCCGCGTTGCAAATTATGAACATAAGTCCATGTTTCTACCCCCTTTTAGTAGAGGGGAATGAATGGCCTGTGTTGCAGGTTTTTGTTCAAGGGGAGGAAACCCAACTAGCTATCTAACGGTAATTTCATTGATTGCAGATGTCTATACTCCGGCTACCGCACCGGCAGCGCAAGTGCACAAATCCAGATGTTGAGCTGTCTTTTTACCGGCGCTTTCGGTTTTATCTTTCACCTCATTGCACGCCATGTTCTTTTAGGGCAATATATGCGCCTTGAGTTTTAATGACCCGCCCCCTTTTACCCCCTCCCAGATGGTGTGTAGAATTTTCTCATTATAGTGTTGCCAAAAAGCCCTGTCTAttgtctcagagcatgcgctcaGCCCTACCATTCTCAACCTGGCCCAGACAGAAATAATGCAAAGATTCACGTAAagaaacctgttgtttttttgaCCATCAAATGAATTCTGTTTTTGTTAATTGTAGTGTTCAAACTGTCAAAGTTCTATGGTGGAActagaaaaaaaaatcctattatctctctctctctttctcgctatctcacatgcacacacaaactaaacTTAAGTTATAATGtctatttattctgacatttccatgtaaatcctctctctctctcccatccctcagtACATCCAGGCAGAGCCCCCCACCAACAAGTCTCTGtccagcctggtggtccagcTACTGCAGTTTCAGGAGGAGGTGTTCGGACGACATGTCAGCAACCCACCTCTCACCAGGCTGCCggtacaaacatacacacacacaatttggtaTTGTGCTTCCCCTATTACACTATTCTAGGGCTCGCGAGTGgttcagcagtctaaggcactgcatctcagtgctagaagcgtcactacagaccctggtttgattccaggctgtatcgcaaccgcccgtgattgggagtcccatagggtggcgcacaattggcccagcgtcgtccgggttagggtttggcgggggtaggccatcattgaaaataagaatttgttcttaactgacttgcctagttaaatatatatatttttaagaataCTGTATCtaaccctctgtctttctgttcagATGAAGAGTTTCCTGGACTTTAAGTCTGGTGGGGCTCTCTGCCACATTCTGGCAGCAGCCTACAAGTTCAAGAGTGATCAGGGCTGGTAAGAGTTTCATTAAAGCCATCAGATTTTGTTTGGCTCACTACACATACATTCCCCTCAAATGAATTGAACCAAGTTGTATAGTTGAAAAGTTCTGTTTAAGATTAAACAAGATAGattgatccttgagatgttttcatTTTGACAATGATGTATTTTTATTGAAATATTTGACGAGGTTCTTTGAGATTTTTTACTCCTGTCTGTCTTCATGGCAGGCGCAGGTTTGACTTTCAGAATCCTTCTCGGATGGACCGCAATGTGGAGATGTTCATGACTATCGAGAAATCCCTGGTACAGGTCAGTCTTCCGTGTTCTTCTTTGgaaaactattttatttatttattgatctgtgtccctctctttcttattcactctctctctttcttgccatCTGTCGATTAGAACAACTGTCTGAGTCGACCAGTGATCTACCTGAGCTCTGACATTGAGGCCAAGCTGCTGGGGAAACTGAAGGACATAATCAAGAGGCACCAGGTAGGCTTGTCTTCACTGACCTAATGACAAAACTGTATATGGAGTACACATACAGTGCAATACAATACACcacaacatacaaacacagtTAAGCAGAGTTTGTTTGCTGCCAGCAGGGCTCAGTGACTGAAGACAAGACATGCAGCTCCCATGTGGTGGTTCCTATCCCTGCCAGTCTTGAGGAGGGTGAGTCAGTCTAACATTATGTATcaaacgtgcccttgagcaaggcacttaaccttaattgctctgtataagagcatctgctaaatgacaaaaatgtagtGGCTTGAAAATGaggcccctccctctctctctcaccaatcCTCTGGTTGGTTCAGAGGAGTGGGTGCGTCCGGTGATGAAGAGAGACAAGCAGGTGCTGCTCCACTGGGGATATTCTCCTGACAGGTAGGTACTGTCCATACTGGGGCCTCAGCCTGACACAATCAACTCAACCTTAGCCTTTAGCAGCACAGCATGCTTTAACACCGGCGACACTGACACTATCGAGTAGTCACACAGTGAATGTACACTAACATGCTCTCTAACCCATACCCACATCTCCTTTACCTATTCATACACCACAACAAAAGCAAACTGTTCCACACTGTTTTCTCAGCCTGTGTTATAGCACCATGTTGTGACATGTAGTGCACTAGACTGACACTAGTCTCTGACCTCCATCTGACCTATGTCCCCTGCTGCTCAGCTATGACACCTGGATCTTAGCCAGTGAGGTGGAGGCAGCTGTTGAAGATCCGCCCAGCCCAGAGAAACCCAGGAAGGTCAGCACACATagctttcttcctctctttctgtgtgtgtaagGGCTGTGCCCGAAATCGTTCTTGCCTACTAATTACAAAAATGCTCTACTATGTACTAACCATACTACGTAGCCTAGTATTTAGAACATACTGATAGTACCCGCCATTCATTCATTTTGGACAGGTCGCCTCGTCCCCTTGTCAAACACACTTGGGTCTGAAATAGacgattctcttcctcaatagcaTGCAGCTAATTCGTATTAGATGAAGAGCGAGATTGAATATGACATCCTATCATTTAAAGCATACAACATTTTTGAAATCTCATATACCATAAAACGTTCTATTTTCGCATATATACAGTAATCAGTGTACTATTTATTATGCAAGTACCGGTATCCGGACACGGCTCTGTCTCATATATACATGTAAGAAATTATTAACATATATACATGTTCATGACCAGAGTGCGAATTACACCGTGatattcgggggggggggggtgtctctaTATGAATTTGTTTTATGGGCCTAATAATAAAGATATCATTTAATGGTAAAAATGAATTACCTTTCAATGTGGCATGAGCACAACCAGTCACGGTGTTTTCATCTGTTTGTCAAACAAattacttcaaaaagtaggctgcCTGCatgttcaaccactccaaaacAATCCAAACAGTGCATCGCATGTACACTTACGCCATTACAAATCAGTGTGCCTAATGACATTCAGCCATTGATAAGACCTACAATTGATTCATCTTGCTGATAAATTTAACTTTTTTGTAGGCTGAAAAGTTGGGACACATGAAATGGGGCTGAAACTGTTCCGTGGAAAACGGGAAGGGTCACCCAAATACACACGCTCAATTTACTACTCTAGGCTACAAATTGTAGGCCTGTTACCAtgaacttcaaataggcctaccggtagccagtgatgtagtggtattTGGATGCTTTTATTgtcatatttaccactgtaaaacatatttaccactGCATTTTTAAGCAAAGAGTATAACATTAAATGAGCATTATTTAGAGACCCCCCAATGTTGgacttttgttgcatttaggAGAGATAATGCCTCATTCAGAGGAGCTGAGCCCCTCCTGGCTCCCCCGTAATTCACACCCTGTTTATGacatcatattaaaaactgtgTTTCTTCAGGTCCATGCCAAGTGGATCCTGGACCTGGACCAGTTTAATGAGTGGATGAATGAGGAGGACTATGAGGTCGGAGAGGGGGGCCCCAAGAGGAAGAGRATCTCAGCCAAGACCCTGACGGACGAGGTGACCACCCCAGGGGACGAGCGCCGGGATAAGAAGCCCGGAAGCGCCAAGAAGAGGAAGCGCTCCCCCTCCCCCTCGCCCACTCCACCATCCCAGGAGAGCAAGAAGAAGAACACCAAgaaagggtatgtgtgtgtgtgtgtgctaccctACTACCCTTTGTTTACTACTGTATAGGCCAGCCCAGAATGATGCCCTTTGTAGAGGTGTCATTGGGAGATCTGTAGATTGCTGACACACACTATGACTAAGAAATACTAGCCTTTAGATGCTATACAGTATGACTgactttgtatgtgtgtgtgtgtgtgtgtgtgtgtgtgtgtgtgtgtgtgtgtgtgtgtgtgtgtgtgtgtgtgtgtgtgtgtgtgtgtgtgtgtgtgtgtgtgtgtgtgtgtgtgtgtgtgtgtgtgtgtgtgtgtgtgtgtgtgtgtaggcccacCACCCCGTACACTAAGTCTAAGCgaggccagagagaggaggagccggAGGATCTGACTAAAGATCTGGATGAACCATCACCTGTACCTGCTGTAGAGGAGATCACCCTACCTAAGacaggtacacaacacacacacacgtacagtacataTGACATTTTGTTAGTGAACTATCTAACTCACACATACACTTTATTATGTACGATTTTGACTCAGCCCATTGGCTTATCCTTCTGATATTTACGCTGGTTGAAACATCAGTATCATCATTGTGACTGAAGGTCAGGGGTTGAACTAAAGTCTTGTGTCACAGGAAATGcaaacccccctccctctctgtctctgtctctctttagccAACACTAAGAAAGACTCTGAGTTGACACCAGTGAAAGGAGGTACCATGACAGACCTGGGTGAGTTCCCTGAACTACTTCATCAATACAATACTTTCTGTATTGGTCCATATGCACAcagattatttaaatgttttgctgtcACAGTATCCAACctgatacacaacacacacatcacatctcaGTGTATACACTGTCTGCAGGGTGAGGTCACTATATTTTAGCTTAATCTATCCTTTCTGTCCCCCTATGTTCATTATCTCCTCTTTTATCTCTTGAACAGATGAGCAAGAGGATGAATCCATGGAAACtgcagaaaaggaggaggaggagggctctCCGAGTGTGAAAGGAGAGCCGGTGAAAGGGTTGGACCTCCATGAGGACAACGTGACTGAGCAGACCCACCACATCATCATTCCCAGCTACGCTGCATGGTTTGACTACAACAGGTAGGCTACACATCCCCCCCACCCCCGGATCATCAGCCTTATAGTGTTACGTTTTAGAGTTTGTTTTGTGCAATGCTACACATTTGGCCATGGGGCGTTGAgaagattttgcaattttataactaacttcatgcaattctactcattgtGCCATGGAGTAGAGAGGACAATGagctgttttaaagcacatttcctacagttctacacattttgccatagggtagagagaaatgtttgcagtttataatataatatctgagtgagactaacTAAATCAATGTGGGTCCCCCGGGCGGTAATTCGACcataacaagtttagatagctggccgctaaactaacttagcaatctaagaaatgttagctgacatggttaactatcagtgactgacataacaagaaaaAAGCTGCTGATGAAATtgaaccttgtgtattctactattcccTGACTGGGGGGATTGATCCGAGGGTGCGagctgccagttgcccatccctgttctaGAGAGATGTTCTTAAATGGTATAGCTAGTCTACTGTATGTTAACCTTGTTCTCTCTTTCCCAGTGTCCATGCTATTGAGCGCAGAGCCCTTCCAGAGTTTTTCAATGGCAAGAACAAATCCAAAACCCCTGAGATGTGAGTAAACCCATGCTAACATATCATTATTACACATGCCTAGCTTATGCACTCCTCTGTGTTATGCATAAAACAACAGCTTTCACACAGCTTTCAGGTTTGGAGTGACTTAACTATATATTCACTGACAATAATCTCTATCTCTCCTCACAGTTACCTGGCCTACAGGAACTTCATGATTGACACGTACAGGCTGAACCCGCAGGAGTACCTCACCTCCACCGCCTGTCGTAGGAACCTGGCCGGAGACGTGTGCGCCATCATGAGGTTAGGAGGACTCGGTGCACACAGGACATTTACAACAGTCGCATTACAGTTTACTCCGTTTTGTAATTCTTATAAGAAGAGTATAATACTATCTTCGTTAAACCAGACCGCTGCGCTCAGATCAGGCTGGTTTAACACTGTAGAACaagggtgtcaaactaattttgccccgggggccgcattcggtcttcaacgaggtccggagggccgcacTGCAAAAATTAGTCCTCTGGCCATCGTGTTTGGAATTTTTGATGctgcctgactgtctagctttcatttgggTGATTGTAATGTaagtccattatcatttctacacagtttccatttggttttagacattttaaagtatattgagttttaaaaaaaacacctttaGTCCAgatttgacacccctgctgtagtaCATTGTGTACACACTGTCATTGTTGTGTATTCTTGTCTTTTCATCTACTTCCTGCAGTAATATTTacctactcctctcctcagggTGCATGCATTCCTGGAGCAGTGGGGTCTGATCAACTACCAGGTGGACTCAGAGAGCCGGCCCACCCCCATGGGCCCCCCGCCCACCTCCCACTTCCACGTCCTGGCTGACACCCCCTCCAGCCTGGTGCCCCTGCAGCCCAAGGCCTCccaggtacacagacacacacagacaggttgtTTCTATATTTTGGTTCTAGATGCCTCTATTTGACTGTAGCTTCACTCcac of Salvelinus sp. IW2-2015 unplaced genomic scaffold, ASM291031v2 Un_scaffold944, whole genome shotgun sequence contains these proteins:
- the LOC112069240 gene encoding SWI/SNF complex subunit SMARCC2-like isoform X3, translating into MGPPTAVSSFHHQVAVILQTKMAVRKKDGGPNVKYFETSDTVSQFDNVRVWLGKNYKKYIQAEPPTNKSLSSLVVQLLQFQEEVFGRHVSNPPLTRLPMKSFLDFKSGGALCHILAAAYKFKSDQGWFDFQNPSRMDRNVEMFMTIEKSLVQNNCLSRPVIYLSSDIEAKLLGKLKDIIKRHQQGSVTEDKTCSSHVVVPIPASLEEEEWVRPVMKRDKQVLLHWGYSPDSYDTWILASEVEAAVEDPPSPEKPRKVHAKWILDLDQFNEWMNEEDYEVGEGGPKRKRISAKTLTDEVTTPGDERRDKKPGSAKKRKRSPSPSPTPPSQESKKKNTKKGPTTPYTKSKRGQREEEPEDLTKDLDEPSPVPAVEEITLPKTANTKKDSELTPVKGGTMTDLDEQEDESMETAEKEEEEGSPSVKGEPVKGLDLHEDNVTEQTHHIIIPSYAAWFDYNSVHAIERRALPEFFNGKNKSKTPEIYLAYRNFMIDTYRLNPQEYLTSTACRRNLAGDVCAIMRVHAFLEQWGLINYQVDSESRPTPMGPPPTSHFHVLADTPSSLVPLQPKASQTPAAQQILSFPDKVKEKQPADLQNFGLRTDMYSKKTGPPKSKTAANAMRDWTEQETLLLLEGLEMYKDDWNKVSEHVGSRTQDECILHFLRLPIEDPYLEDMSSSLGPLAYQPVPFSQAGNPVMSTVAFLASVVDPRVASAAAKSALEEFSRMKEEVPAALVEAHVRRVEEAARTSGRQDPLYGLEGSGIAGTSLEEGEKPEESSEESKSDSQSSEEKRETKENKDGAMEEDEKQGENGKKEEERGREGEGERERESEKTETEMGEREKEKEGKEALEEGQREGESEGERKAKVERDVGEGNLATAAASALAAAAVKAKHLAAVEERKIKSLVALLVETQMKKLEIKLRHFEELETIMDREREALEYQRQQLLADRQSFHMEQLKYAEMRARQQHFQQIQHQQHSQTGGPHPAPAPTGPPPQGPSATQSQPTLSTPAPQPAPSPAPLTTSIPSSAQPTEPQPPPSGPHTSPPRPPGHSSTNTTPTLHESSAPGDTLHSSTAAPTPQ
- the LOC112069240 gene encoding SWI/SNF complex subunit SMARCC2-like isoform X1 encodes the protein MGPPTAVSSFHHQVAVILQTKMAVRKKDGGPNVKYFETSDTVSQFDNVRVWLGKNYKKYIQAEPPTNKSLSSLVVQLLQFQEEVFGRHVSNPPLTRLPMKSFLDFKSGGALCHILAAAYKFKSDQGWRRFDFQNPSRMDRNVEMFMTIEKSLVQNNCLSRPVIYLSSDIEAKLLGKLKDIIKRHQQGSVTEDKTCSSHVVVPIPASLEEEEWVRPVMKRDKQVLLHWGYSPDSYDTWILASEVEAAVEDPPSPEKPRKVHAKWILDLDQFNEWMNEEDYEVGEGGPKRKRISAKTLTDEVTTPGDERRDKKPGSAKKRKRSPSPSPTPPSQESKKKNTKKGPTTPYTKSKRGQREEEPEDLTKDLDEPSPVPAVEEITLPKTANTKKDSELTPVKGGTMTDLDEQEDESMETAEKEEEEGSPSVKGEPVKGLDLHEDNVTEQTHHIIIPSYAAWFDYNSVHAIERRALPEFFNGKNKSKTPEIYLAYRNFMIDTYRLNPQEYLTSTACRRNLAGDVCAIMRVHAFLEQWGLINYQVDSESRPTPMGPPPTSHFHVLADTPSSLVPLQPKASQTPAAQQILSFPDKVKEKQPADLQNFGLRTDMYSKKTGPPKSKTAANAMRDWTEQETLLLLEGLEMYKDDWNKVSEHVGSRTQDECILHFLRLPIEDPYLEDMSSSLGPLAYQPVPFSQAGNPVMSTVAFLASVVDPRVASAAAKSALEEFSRMKEEVPAALVEAHVRRVEEAARTSGRQDPLYGLEGSGIAGTSLEEGEKPEESSEESKSDSQSSEEKRETKENKDGAMEEDEKQGENGKKEEERGREGEGERERESEKTETEMGEREKEKEGKEALEEGQREGESEGERKAKVERDVGEGNLATAAASALAAAAVKAKHLAAVEERKIKSLVALLVETQMKKLEIKLRHFEELETIMDREREALEYQRQQLLADRQSFHMEQLKYAEMRARQQHFQQIQHQQHSQTGGPHPAPAPTGPPPQGPSATQSQPTLSTPAPQPAPSPAPLTTSIPSSAQPTEPQPPPSGPHTSPPRPPGHSSTNTTPTLHESSAPGDTLHSSTAAPTPQ
- the LOC112069240 gene encoding SWI/SNF complex subunit SMARCC2-like isoform X4 translates to MGPPTAVSSFHHQVAVILQTKMAVRKKDGGPNVKYFETSDTVSQFDNVRVWLGKNYKKYIQAEPPTNKSLSSLVVQLLQFQEEVFGRHVSNPPLTRLPMKSFLDFKSGGALCHILAAAYKFKSDQGWRRFDFQNPSRMDRNVEMFMTIEKSLVQNNCLSRPVIYLSSDIEAKLLGKLKDIIKRHQGSVTEDKTCSSHVVVPIPASLEEEEWVRPVMKRDKQVLLHWGYSPDSYDTWILASEVEAAVEDPPSPEKPRKVHAKWILDLDQFNEWMNEEDYEVGEGGPKRKRISAKTLTDEVTTPGDERRDKKPGSAKKRKRSPSPSPTPPSQESKKKNTKKGPTTPYTKSKRGQREEEPEDLTKDLDEPSPVPAVEEITLPKTANTKKDSELTPVKGGTMTDLDEQEDESMETAEKEEEEGSPSVKGEPVKGLDLHEDNVTEQTHHIIIPSYAAWFDYNSVHAIERRALPEFFNGKNKSKTPEIYLAYRNFMIDTYRLNPQEYLTSTACRRNLAGDVCAIMRVHAFLEQWGLINYQVDSESRPTPMGPPPTSHFHVLADTPSSLVPLQPKASQTPAAQQILSFPDKVKEKQPADLQNFGLRTDMYSKKTGPPKSKTAANAMRDWTEQETLLLLEGLEMYKDDWNKVSEHVGSRTQDECILHFLRLPIEDPYLEDMSSSLGPLAYQPVPFSQAGNPVMSTVAFLASVVDPRVASAAAKSALEEFSRMKEEVPAALVEAHVRRVEEAARTSGRQDPLYGLEGSGIAGTSLEEGEKPEESSEESKSDSQSSEEKRETKENKEGAMEEGEKKGENGKKEEERGREGEGEGEQEAEKTDSEMGDGEKEKEGKEGLEEGQREGESEGERKAKVERDVGEGNLATAAASALAAAAVKAKV
- the LOC112069240 gene encoding SWI/SNF complex subunit SMARCC2-like isoform X2, yielding MGPPTAVSSFHHQVAVILQTKMAVRKKDGGPNVKYFETSDTVSQFDNVRVWLGKNYKKYIQAEPPTNKSLSSLVVQLLQFQEEVFGRHVSNPPLTRLPMKSFLDFKSGGALCHILAAAYKFKSDQGWRRFDFQNPSRMDRNVEMFMTIEKSLVQNNCLSRPVIYLSSDIEAKLLGKLKDIIKRHQGSVTEDKTCSSHVVVPIPASLEEEEWVRPVMKRDKQVLLHWGYSPDSYDTWILASEVEAAVEDPPSPEKPRKVHAKWILDLDQFNEWMNEEDYEVGEGGPKRKRISAKTLTDEVTTPGDERRDKKPGSAKKRKRSPSPSPTPPSQESKKKNTKKGPTTPYTKSKRGQREEEPEDLTKDLDEPSPVPAVEEITLPKTANTKKDSELTPVKGGTMTDLDEQEDESMETAEKEEEEGSPSVKGEPVKGLDLHEDNVTEQTHHIIIPSYAAWFDYNSVHAIERRALPEFFNGKNKSKTPEIYLAYRNFMIDTYRLNPQEYLTSTACRRNLAGDVCAIMRVHAFLEQWGLINYQVDSESRPTPMGPPPTSHFHVLADTPSSLVPLQPKASQTPAAQQILSFPDKVKEKQPADLQNFGLRTDMYSKKTGPPKSKTAANAMRDWTEQETLLLLEGLEMYKDDWNKVSEHVGSRTQDECILHFLRLPIEDPYLEDMSSSLGPLAYQPVPFSQAGNPVMSTVAFLASVVDPRVASAAAKSALEEFSRMKEEVPAALVEAHVRRVEEAARTSGRQDPLYGLEGSGIAGTSLEEGEKPEESSEESKSDSQSSEEKRETKENKDGAMEEDEKQGENGKKEEERGREGEGERERESEKTETEMGEREKEKEGKEALEEGQREGESEGERKAKVERDVGEGNLATAAASALAAAAVKAKHLAAVEERKIKSLVALLVETQMKKLEIKLRHFEELETIMDREREALEYQRQQLLADRQSFHMEQLKYAEMRARQQHFQQIQHQQHSQTGGPHPAPAPTGPPPQGPSATQSQPTLSTPAPQPAPSPAPLTTSIPSSAQPTEPQPPPSGPHTSPPRPPGHSSTNTTPTLHESSAPGDTLHSSTAAPTPQ